The proteins below are encoded in one region of Microbispora sp. NBC_01189:
- the guaB gene encoding IMP dehydrogenase: MAKFTEPGLTFDDVLLVPAYSDLQPGEADTTTRLSRNVTLRIPLVSAAMDTVTEARMAVAMARQGGIGILHRNLSIEEQAQQVDLVKRSEAGMVTNPVTCSPEDTLADVERLCATYRISGVPVTDADGVLVGIVTNRDMRFESDQGKAVRDVMTPMPLVTAPVGVDREEAFRLLRQNKVEKLPLVDEAGRLQGLITVKDFTKSEQYPLATKDADGRLMVGAAVGVAGDAEERAMALIDAGADVIIVDTAHGHSHGVCDMIAKVKANNGRVDVIGGNVATRAGARALVDAGADAVKVGVGPGSICTTRVVAGVGAPQLTAIYEAALACGPAGIPVIGDGGLQYSGDIAKALAAGADTVMLGSLLAGCEESPGELIFINGKQFKSYRGMGSLGAVRNRERGGASFSKDRYAQAEVSGEDKYIPEGIEGQVPYRGPAAAVAHQLVGGLRQGMWYTGSRTIEELHEKAQLMPITMAGLKESHPHDIQMTVEAPNYHRR, encoded by the coding sequence ATGGCCAAGTTCACCGAACCGGGACTCACGTTCGACGACGTGCTCCTCGTTCCCGCCTATTCGGACCTGCAGCCGGGCGAGGCCGACACGACGACCCGGCTGTCCCGGAACGTGACGCTGCGCATCCCGCTGGTCTCGGCCGCGATGGACACGGTCACCGAGGCGCGCATGGCGGTCGCGATGGCGCGGCAGGGCGGCATCGGCATACTGCACCGCAACCTCTCCATCGAGGAGCAGGCGCAGCAGGTCGACCTGGTCAAGCGTTCGGAGGCGGGGATGGTGACCAACCCCGTCACCTGTTCCCCCGAGGACACCCTCGCCGACGTCGAGCGGTTGTGCGCGACCTACCGGATCTCCGGCGTCCCGGTCACCGACGCCGACGGCGTGCTCGTGGGCATCGTCACCAACCGCGACATGCGCTTCGAGAGCGACCAGGGCAAGGCCGTGCGCGACGTCATGACCCCGATGCCGCTGGTGACGGCCCCGGTGGGCGTCGACCGCGAGGAGGCCTTCCGGCTGCTGCGGCAGAACAAGGTCGAGAAGCTCCCGCTCGTGGACGAGGCGGGCCGCCTCCAGGGCCTGATCACGGTCAAGGACTTCACCAAGAGCGAGCAGTACCCGCTCGCCACGAAGGACGCCGACGGCCGCCTGATGGTCGGCGCCGCGGTGGGCGTGGCCGGGGACGCCGAGGAGCGCGCGATGGCCCTCATCGACGCGGGCGCCGACGTCATCATCGTCGACACGGCGCACGGGCACTCGCACGGCGTGTGCGACATGATCGCCAAGGTCAAGGCCAACAACGGGCGGGTCGACGTCATCGGCGGCAACGTGGCCACCCGGGCGGGGGCGCGGGCGCTGGTCGACGCGGGCGCCGACGCCGTCAAGGTGGGCGTGGGCCCCGGCTCGATCTGCACCACCCGGGTCGTCGCGGGCGTGGGCGCGCCCCAGCTCACCGCGATCTACGAGGCGGCGCTGGCCTGCGGCCCGGCCGGCATCCCGGTGATCGGCGACGGCGGCCTGCAGTACTCGGGCGACATCGCCAAGGCGCTGGCCGCCGGGGCCGACACGGTCATGCTGGGCTCGCTGCTCGCCGGCTGCGAGGAGTCGCCCGGCGAGCTGATCTTCATCAACGGCAAGCAGTTCAAGTCGTACCGCGGCATGGGCTCGCTCGGCGCGGTGCGCAACCGCGAGCGCGGCGGCGCGTCGTTCAGCAAGGACCGGTACGCGCAGGCCGAGGTTTCCGGGGAGGACAAGTACATCCCCGAGGGCATCGAGGGCCAGGTGCCCTACCGCGGCCCGGCCGCGGCGGTGGCCCACCAGCTCGTCGGCGGCCTCCGGCAGGGCATGTGGTACACCGGCTCCCGGACGATCGAGGAGCTGCACGAGAAGGCGCAGCTCATGCCGATCACGATGGCCGGGCTCAAGGAGAGCCACCCGCATGACATCCAGATGACGGTCGAGGCCCCGAACTACCACCGGCGATAG
- a CDS encoding GuaB3 family IMP dehydrogenase-related protein, which yields MTQEIGRGKSGRRAYALDEIGIVPSRRTRDPEEVSISWQIDAYRFDSPLVASPMDSVVSPATAIEIGRLGGLGVLDLEGLWTRYEDPAPLLEEVATLDPPAATRRLQEIYTAPIKDELIGRRIEEIRAGGVTTAVRLSPQRTVQHHKAVIDAGVDIFVIRGTTVSAEHVSGRAEPLNLKQFIYELDVPVIVGGCATYTAALHLMRTGAAGVLVGFGGGASHTTRNVLGVVVPMATAISDVAAARRDYMDESGGRYVHVVADGSMGGSGDIAKAIACGADAVMVGSPLARASEAPGHGFHWGSEAHHPELPRGKRVEFGTIGTLREILHGPSSLSDGSMNLLGALRRTMATAGYSDLKEFQRVEVVVAPPQR from the coding sequence ATGACTCAGGAGATCGGGCGCGGCAAGAGCGGACGGCGGGCCTACGCGCTGGACGAGATCGGCATCGTGCCCTCCCGGCGCACCCGCGACCCGGAGGAGGTGTCGATCTCCTGGCAGATCGACGCCTACCGCTTCGACTCTCCGCTCGTGGCGAGCCCGATGGACAGCGTCGTGTCGCCCGCGACGGCGATCGAGATCGGCCGCCTGGGCGGCCTCGGCGTGCTCGACCTGGAAGGGCTCTGGACCCGCTACGAGGACCCGGCGCCGCTGCTGGAGGAGGTCGCCACCCTCGACCCGCCGGCCGCGACCAGGCGGCTGCAGGAGATCTACACCGCGCCCATCAAGGACGAGCTCATCGGCCGCCGGATCGAGGAGATCCGCGCCGGTGGCGTCACGACCGCCGTACGGCTGTCGCCCCAGCGGACGGTGCAGCACCACAAGGCCGTCATCGACGCGGGCGTGGACATCTTCGTCATCCGCGGCACGACCGTCTCCGCCGAGCACGTGTCGGGCCGGGCCGAGCCGCTCAACCTCAAGCAGTTCATCTACGAACTCGACGTCCCGGTGATCGTGGGCGGCTGCGCGACGTACACGGCCGCGCTGCACCTCATGCGGACCGGCGCGGCGGGCGTGCTGGTCGGCTTCGGCGGCGGCGCCTCGCACACCACCCGCAACGTGCTCGGCGTGGTCGTGCCGATGGCGACCGCGATCTCCGACGTCGCGGCGGCCCGCCGCGACTACATGGACGAGTCGGGCGGCCGGTACGTCCACGTCGTCGCCGACGGCAGCATGGGCGGCTCCGGCGACATCGCCAAGGCCATCGCCTGCGGCGCCGACGCCGTGATGGTGGGCTCCCCGCTCGCCCGGGCCAGTGAGGCCCCCGGCCACGGCTTCCACTGGGGTTCGGAGGCCCACCACCCCGAGCTTCCGCGCGGCAAGCGGGTCGAGTTCGGAACGATCGGCACGCTGCGGGAGATCCTGCACGGCCCGTCGTCGCTGTCCGACGGCTCGATGAACCTGCTCGGCGCGCTGCGCCGCACGATGGCCACGGCCGGTTACTCCGATCTCAAGGAGTTCCAGCGCGTCGAGGTCGTCGTCGCCCCGCCGCAGCGCTGA
- a CDS encoding DUF5319 family protein, which translates to MLEDVPRDPFADDPDDPAAELGSPDDVEPLSLAERDEALTDLADVEVFRSLLEPQGVLGLVLDCPECGEQHYFDWDLLRGNLRQMIDNGRPQVHEPAFHPDPSDYVSWEYARGYVDGVIDTEESR; encoded by the coding sequence GTGCTGGAAGACGTCCCCCGCGACCCGTTCGCGGATGACCCTGACGACCCCGCGGCGGAGCTCGGATCGCCCGACGACGTGGAACCGCTCTCGCTCGCCGAGCGCGATGAGGCACTGACCGATCTCGCCGACGTGGAGGTCTTCCGTTCCCTGCTTGAACCCCAGGGCGTGCTCGGGCTGGTCCTCGACTGTCCCGAGTGCGGCGAGCAGCACTACTTCGACTGGGACCTGCTGCGCGGCAACCTGCGCCAGATGATCGACAACGGCCGGCCGCAGGTCCACGAGCCCGCCTTCCACCCCGATCCGTCCGACTACGTGAGCTGGGAGTACGCCCGGGGCTA
- a CDS encoding glycerol-3-phosphate dehydrogenase/oxidase, which translates to MTARMGTARLGPEERTTALGRMAAQELDVVVIGGGVVGAGVALDAATRGLSVGLVEARDFASGTSSRSSKLIHGGLRYLEQLNFDLVREALRERSLLLKRIAPHLVKPVPFLFPLTHQGWERPYIGAGLVLYDTLGLSFGLNRGVPGHRHLTRRQALRVAPSLRRSAFTGAVQYWDAQVDDARFVMTTLRTAATYGAHVASRVQAVGFLREGERVTGVRVCDLETGAEFDVRARQVVNATGVWTDDIQQLVGGRGQIHVRASKGIHLVVPRDRIHSLSGLIMRTEKSVLFVIPWGRHWILGTTDTRWTLDKAHPAASRADIDYLLDRVNSVLSVPLTRDDVEGVYAGLRPLLAGESEETSKLSREHVVTHPVAGLVMVAGGKFTTYRVMAADAVDAVAHGLDQRVPPSCTDQVPLVGAEGYQALWNSRHRLARSSGLHVARIEHLLERYGSLIDELLALVEKDPSLGRPLDGADDYLRAEIVYAATHEGAGHLNDALTRRTRISIETFHRGTAVAQEAAELMAGPLGWDADQVKREVEYYTKRVEAERASQEQDTDQEADAIRLGAPEIVPVAPPRDLAKAPWNAG; encoded by the coding sequence ATGACGGCGAGGATGGGGACGGCGCGGCTGGGCCCGGAGGAACGGACCACCGCTCTGGGGCGGATGGCGGCGCAGGAGCTCGACGTGGTCGTGATCGGCGGCGGGGTGGTCGGCGCGGGCGTCGCGCTCGACGCCGCGACCCGCGGGCTCTCGGTGGGGCTGGTGGAGGCGCGCGACTTCGCCTCCGGCACGTCGTCGCGGTCCTCCAAACTGATCCACGGCGGGCTGCGCTATCTGGAGCAGCTCAACTTCGACCTGGTCAGAGAGGCACTGAGGGAACGCTCCCTGCTGCTGAAGCGGATCGCGCCGCACCTGGTCAAGCCGGTGCCGTTCCTGTTCCCGCTAACGCACCAGGGCTGGGAGCGGCCGTACATCGGGGCGGGGCTCGTCCTCTACGACACGCTCGGGCTCTCCTTCGGCCTCAACCGGGGGGTGCCGGGGCACCGTCACCTGACCCGGCGCCAGGCGCTGCGGGTCGCCCCCTCGCTGCGCAGGTCGGCGTTCACCGGGGCCGTGCAGTACTGGGACGCCCAGGTCGACGATGCCCGCTTCGTGATGACGACCCTGCGCACCGCCGCGACGTACGGCGCGCACGTGGCCTCGCGGGTGCAGGCCGTGGGGTTCCTGCGCGAGGGGGAGCGGGTCACCGGGGTGCGCGTGTGCGACCTGGAGACGGGCGCGGAGTTCGACGTGCGCGCCCGCCAGGTCGTCAACGCCACCGGCGTCTGGACCGACGACATCCAGCAGCTCGTCGGCGGCCGGGGGCAGATCCACGTGCGGGCGTCCAAGGGCATCCACCTCGTGGTGCCGCGCGACCGCATCCACTCGCTCAGCGGGCTGATCATGCGTACGGAGAAGTCCGTGCTGTTCGTCATCCCGTGGGGCCGGCACTGGATCCTCGGGACCACCGACACCCGCTGGACGCTCGACAAGGCCCATCCGGCGGCCTCCCGGGCGGACATCGACTATCTGCTCGACCGGGTCAACTCGGTCCTTTCCGTGCCGCTGACCAGGGACGACGTCGAGGGCGTTTACGCCGGGCTGCGCCCGCTGCTGGCGGGGGAGTCCGAGGAGACCAGCAAGCTCTCGCGCGAGCACGTCGTCACCCACCCCGTGGCCGGGCTCGTCATGGTGGCGGGCGGCAAGTTCACGACGTACCGCGTCATGGCGGCCGACGCCGTGGACGCGGTCGCGCACGGGCTCGACCAGCGCGTCCCGCCGTCGTGCACCGACCAGGTGCCGCTCGTCGGGGCGGAGGGCTACCAGGCCCTGTGGAACTCCCGCCACCGCCTGGCGCGGTCCTCGGGGCTGCACGTGGCCCGGATCGAGCACCTGCTGGAGCGGTACGGCTCGCTGATCGACGAGCTGCTGGCGCTCGTCGAGAAGGACCCCTCGCTCGGCCGGCCGCTCGACGGCGCGGACGACTACCTGCGCGCGGAGATCGTGTACGCGGCGACGCACGAGGGCGCCGGGCACCTCAACGACGCGCTGACCCGGCGCACCCGCATCTCGATCGAGACCTTCCATCGGGGGACCGCGGTCGCCCAGGAGGCCGCCGAACTCATGGCCGGCCCCCTCGGCTGGGACGCCGACCAGGTCAAGCGGGAGGTCGAGTACTACACCAAGCGGGTCGAGGCGGAGCGGGCCTCCCAGGAGCAGGACACCGACCAGGAGGCCGACGCGATCCGCCTCGGCGCGCCGGAGATCGTGCCCGTCGCGCCTCCGCGTGATCTCGCCAAGGCGCCCTGGAACGCGGGCTGA
- a CDS encoding beta-propeller domain-containing protein gives MRTSIRTAGVLAALLVTGAAGCAGGRTAQDSPPSPVDLTGKVRLVSYTDCAEMTEGLRRAAARNVTPWGFGDAMLFAAREDAGGAKRAAPEQPFSTTNTHEAGVDEPDLVKTDGDRVITVTGGVLRVADARTRRVTGTLRLVARDQWWAEADLLVDGDRALVLFQGGGIIPFGAMAKTRVGPDGPRYVLVDLSGEPRVLGAMTVHGQHVDARQSGSTVRLVVRSQPDVTFPTPKEGASEGEMLAANRRAVLATPADAWLPSYAIESGDGAGGAGRTERVECDQVSHPDSFTGTSMLTVHTIDLAAAAPFGSASPIAVAADGDTVYGTAGSLYVTSNPRWWTARPIDVVPVPESSVPESSGPESSEAVPAPTPTPERTEVHRFDVSGPGAPRYVTSGSVPGRLLNQYSLSEYDGHLRVATTSGAEVFGASPSTSESGVYVLDAGTLTPTGSVTGLGKGERIYSVRFTGGLGYVVTFRQTDPLYALDLRDPAAPKVTGELKITGFSAYLHPAGEGRLIGIGQEASEAGRALGTQISLFDVVDPAAPAVLSRFHWKDSGSEAEWDPHAFLYWPATGLAVLPLQSWAGGEVTESAALALRVGDREITRLGVVTHPKPAAKKGFAPDSQGIRRSLVIGGDLWTLSGAGLKVSDAATLADRAWIPFA, from the coding sequence ATGAGGACATCGATCCGTACGGCGGGCGTGCTCGCCGCTCTGCTCGTGACGGGAGCCGCGGGCTGCGCGGGCGGCCGTACAGCGCAGGACTCCCCGCCGTCTCCGGTGGACCTGACCGGGAAGGTGCGGCTCGTCTCGTACACGGACTGCGCGGAGATGACGGAGGGGCTGCGACGGGCTGCCGCGCGGAACGTGACGCCCTGGGGATTCGGCGACGCCATGCTCTTCGCGGCCCGCGAGGACGCGGGCGGGGCGAAGCGGGCGGCCCCCGAACAGCCGTTCTCCACCACCAACACGCACGAGGCGGGCGTGGACGAGCCCGACCTGGTCAAGACCGACGGCGATCGGGTGATCACGGTCACCGGGGGCGTGCTGCGCGTCGCGGACGCGCGGACCCGGCGGGTCACCGGGACGCTTCGGCTCGTCGCCCGCGACCAGTGGTGGGCCGAGGCCGATCTGCTGGTCGACGGTGACCGCGCGCTCGTGCTGTTCCAGGGCGGCGGGATCATCCCGTTCGGGGCGATGGCCAAGACCCGGGTCGGGCCGGACGGCCCGAGGTACGTGCTCGTGGACCTCTCCGGCGAGCCGCGCGTCCTCGGCGCGATGACCGTGCACGGGCAGCACGTCGACGCCCGGCAGTCCGGCTCCACGGTGCGGCTCGTCGTCCGGTCCCAGCCGGACGTCACCTTCCCGACACCGAAGGAGGGCGCGTCGGAGGGGGAGATGCTCGCTGCCAACCGGCGGGCCGTGCTGGCCACTCCTGCCGACGCGTGGCTGCCGTCGTACGCGATCGAGAGCGGCGACGGTGCCGGCGGCGCGGGCCGCACCGAGCGGGTCGAGTGTGACCAGGTCAGCCACCCCGACAGTTTCACCGGCACCTCGATGCTGACCGTCCACACGATCGACCTGGCCGCCGCCGCGCCGTTCGGCTCGGCGTCGCCGATCGCTGTCGCGGCCGACGGCGACACCGTGTACGGGACGGCGGGCAGCCTCTACGTCACCAGCAATCCGCGGTGGTGGACGGCCCGCCCTATCGACGTGGTTCCGGTCCCGGAAAGCTCGGTCCCGGAAAGCTCAGGGCCGGAAAGCTCGGAGGCCGTGCCCGCGCCCACGCCGACGCCCGAGCGCACGGAGGTGCACCGCTTCGACGTCTCCGGGCCCGGCGCCCCGCGCTACGTCACCTCGGGATCGGTGCCCGGACGGCTGCTGAACCAGTACTCCTTGTCGGAGTACGACGGCCATCTGCGGGTGGCGACGACCAGCGGCGCCGAGGTGTTCGGCGCGAGCCCGAGCACGAGCGAGAGCGGCGTGTACGTGCTCGACGCCGGCACCCTCACCCCGACCGGCTCGGTGACGGGGCTCGGCAAGGGCGAGCGGATCTACTCGGTGCGGTTCACGGGCGGCCTCGGCTACGTGGTGACCTTCCGTCAGACCGACCCCCTGTACGCGCTGGACCTGCGCGATCCGGCCGCGCCGAAGGTGACCGGCGAGCTGAAGATCACCGGTTTCTCCGCCTATCTCCACCCGGCGGGCGAGGGACGGCTCATCGGCATCGGCCAGGAGGCGAGCGAGGCGGGCCGTGCGCTCGGCACCCAAATCTCGCTGTTCGACGTCGTCGACCCGGCCGCGCCCGCCGTACTGTCGCGGTTCCACTGGAAGGACTCCGGCTCGGAGGCCGAGTGGGACCCGCACGCCTTCCTCTACTGGCCCGCCACCGGGCTGGCCGTGCTCCCGCTGCAGAGCTGGGCCGGCGGCGAGGTCACGGAGAGCGCCGCCCTCGCACTGCGGGTCGGCGACCGGGAGATCACCAGGCTGGGCGTCGTGACCCACCCGAAGCCCGCCGCGAAGAAGGGCTTCGCTCCCGACAGCCAGGGCATCCGCCGTTCCCTCGTCATCGGCGGCGACCTGTGGACCCTCTCCGGCGCCGGTCTCAAGGTCAGCGACGCCGCCACTCTGGCCGACCGGGCGTGGATCCCCTTCGCCTGA
- the nagA gene encoding N-acetylglucosamine-6-phosphate deacetylase: protein MGGMSTTLSGARIVTPDGVHDGWLTIEDGRITHIGRGQAPRDGHDLGGRTVVPGFVDIHSHGGAGGSFPDGDPETAAEVAAFHLGRGSTTLVASLVTAAPGTLARAASVLADLCEQGLVAGVHFEGPYIARSRCGAHEPTLLRAPDVAEFRALVKAGRGHVRMLTIAPELPDALDVVREAAAEGVVAALGHSDATYEQTLDGIEAGATVATHLYNALPPLGHRAPGPIAALLQDERVTVELINDGVHVHPAMLRLAMDAAGADRTALITDAMAAAGMGDGRYPLGPMTVDVKDGVARLAEGGAIAGSTLTMDAAFRRTVREVGRSLVDAARMASLTPARVLGLDGETGSITLGRYADLVVLDEDLGVAGVMKRGAWVRRP, encoded by the coding sequence ATGGGCGGCATGAGCACGACTCTCTCCGGTGCCCGCATCGTCACTCCCGACGGCGTCCACGACGGCTGGCTCACCATCGAGGACGGCAGGATCACCCACATCGGGCGCGGGCAGGCGCCTCGCGACGGGCACGACCTGGGCGGGCGCACGGTCGTCCCAGGTTTCGTGGACATCCACTCACACGGGGGCGCGGGCGGGAGTTTCCCGGACGGCGACCCGGAGACCGCCGCCGAGGTCGCCGCCTTCCATCTGGGGCGCGGCTCGACCACCCTCGTGGCCAGTCTGGTCACCGCCGCGCCGGGCACCCTCGCGCGGGCCGCGTCGGTGCTCGCCGACCTGTGCGAGCAGGGTCTCGTCGCCGGCGTCCACTTCGAGGGGCCGTACATCGCGAGGTCGCGCTGCGGCGCGCACGAACCCACGCTGCTGCGCGCGCCCGACGTGGCGGAGTTCCGCGCGCTGGTGAAGGCCGGGCGGGGCCATGTCCGGATGCTGACGATCGCGCCCGAACTGCCGGACGCGCTCGACGTGGTGAGAGAGGCCGCCGCCGAGGGGGTCGTCGCCGCCCTGGGGCACAGCGACGCGACCTACGAGCAGACGCTCGACGGCATCGAGGCCGGCGCGACCGTGGCGACCCACCTCTACAACGCGCTGCCGCCGCTCGGCCACCGCGCGCCGGGGCCCATCGCGGCGCTGCTGCAGGACGAGCGGGTGACCGTGGAACTGATCAACGACGGGGTCCACGTGCACCCGGCCATGCTGCGCCTGGCCATGGACGCCGCGGGCGCGGACCGCACGGCGCTGATCACCGACGCGATGGCGGCGGCGGGCATGGGCGACGGGCGCTATCCGCTCGGCCCGATGACCGTCGACGTGAAGGACGGCGTGGCCCGCCTCGCGGAGGGAGGCGCGATCGCCGGCAGCACGCTCACCATGGACGCGGCGTTCCGCCGTACGGTGCGGGAGGTCGGGCGCTCACTCGTGGACGCCGCCAGGATGGCCTCCCTCACCCCCGCCCGGGTCCTCGGTCTGGACGGCGAGACCGGCTCGATCACGCTCGGCAGGTACGCCGACCTCGTCGTGCTCGACGAGGACCTGGGCGTCGCGGGCGTGATGAAGCGCGGCGCCTGGGTCCGCCGCCCCTGA
- a CDS encoding TetR/AcrR family transcriptional regulator has product MARAGLTADRVTLIGAELADEVGLEHVTMSAVARRLGVKDASLYAHVRGLEDLRGRIALLAAEEKTIRIAEAIAGRAGKDALVAYANAWREYARDHPGRYTATQIPIQIDPELVARASGPRRAVELTYSMLRAYALDEPDLTDAVRLLRSTFHGFTSLEAAGGFAHSRPAEDSWVRGLDALHTLLTHWPPSRPAAPA; this is encoded by the coding sequence ATGGCACGGGCCGGGCTGACGGCCGACCGGGTGACGCTCATCGGCGCCGAACTGGCGGACGAGGTCGGGCTGGAGCACGTGACCATGTCGGCCGTCGCGCGACGGCTCGGGGTGAAGGACGCCAGTCTCTACGCGCACGTCCGCGGCCTGGAGGACCTGCGTGGCCGGATCGCGCTGCTGGCGGCGGAAGAGAAGACGATCCGCATCGCGGAGGCGATCGCCGGGCGGGCCGGCAAGGACGCGCTGGTGGCCTACGCGAACGCCTGGCGGGAGTACGCCCGCGACCACCCGGGCCGCTACACGGCGACGCAGATCCCGATCCAGATCGATCCGGAGCTCGTGGCCCGGGCCTCCGGCCCGCGACGCGCCGTCGAGCTGACCTACAGCATGCTGCGGGCCTACGCGCTGGACGAACCCGACCTGACCGACGCGGTCCGGCTGCTGCGCAGCACGTTCCACGGCTTCACCAGCCTGGAGGCGGCGGGCGGGTTCGCGCACAGCCGCCCGGCGGAGGACTCCTGGGTTCGCGGCCTCGACGCCCTGCACACCCTTCTGACGCACTGGCCTCCCTCCCGACCAGCGGCCCCCGCCTGA
- a CDS encoding alpha/beta hydrolase: MTSPTIGHLRVDGATLHYEVRGEGPLLLLIPGGTGGAASFDGVAGHLATGYTVASYDPRGLSRSPLDDPEAEQRVERHADDAFRLLALLSPDAPARVAGCSSGAIVALHLLTTHPERIERVVAHEPPVVEVLPDAAEHRALLARVRDTFHREGLMPAAAVFAAGLRRPADAPKAAELPPELPPEAAARVQRTMADMPYFLGRIVPSFMAYTPDVDRLRALSDRLILAAGADSMGELPYRPAAFLAERFGTPLVHFPGGHTGLSTHPAEFGERLRKVLDA, translated from the coding sequence ATGACCAGCCCGACCATCGGCCACCTGCGCGTGGACGGGGCCACCCTGCACTACGAGGTGCGCGGCGAGGGTCCGCTCCTGCTGCTGATCCCCGGAGGCACGGGCGGAGCGGCCTCTTTCGACGGCGTCGCCGGCCACCTGGCCACCGGCTACACGGTCGCGTCCTACGACCCGCGCGGCCTGTCCCGCAGCCCGCTCGACGACCCGGAGGCCGAGCAGCGGGTCGAGCGGCACGCCGACGACGCGTTCCGGCTGCTGGCGCTGCTGTCCCCGGACGCGCCCGCCCGCGTGGCCGGCTGCAGTTCCGGCGCGATCGTGGCGCTGCACCTGCTGACCACCCATCCCGAGCGGATCGAACGCGTCGTGGCGCACGAACCGCCGGTGGTGGAGGTGCTGCCGGACGCCGCCGAGCACCGGGCGCTGCTCGCCCGCGTTCGGGACACGTTCCACCGTGAGGGGCTGATGCCCGCCGCCGCCGTGTTCGCGGCCGGCCTGAGGCGGCCCGCGGACGCCCCGAAGGCCGCTGAGCTGCCGCCCGAGCTGCCCCCTGAGGCGGCGGCCCGGGTCCAACGGACGATGGCGGACATGCCCTACTTCCTCGGGCGCATCGTGCCGAGCTTCATGGCCTACACCCCGGACGTGGATCGCCTGCGGGCACTGTCGGACCGGCTGATCCTCGCGGCCGGAGCCGACTCGATGGGCGAGCTTCCCTACCGCCCCGCCGCCTTCCTGGCCGAGCGGTTCGGCACGCCGCTCGTCCACTTCCCCGGCGGGCACACCGGGCTCAGCACCCACCCCGCCGAGTTCGGCGAGCGGCTCCGCAAGGTGCTGGACGCCTAG
- a CDS encoding helix-turn-helix transcriptional regulator, with protein sequence MSTTGNAVPRTGTFESLGLSPGQAALYAAALRLHRATPAELAEAVDRPAGDVLDALDTLVRLGAVDRRREEVVARHPAAVIGRLVAERLDRMALESRRLDEMIAAAGRLARHYDTGRDWRGGGLPVERVSGAGALYEGVIGHALKAPPADLVMAVPDHRTVVRFANTHGAQWIRAAADGVVRLRAIVPHAALSSPAVREMYERFTAAGANLRALDDVPSWFLALGDGTAWLPVQWGVPLPDNAYNCCVVHAPAAAGALRALFGELWARAAPISPRSGARQVLRLAAQGLSDDAVARRLGVSVRTVRARFAEAMAELGTQSRFHAGVEAARRGWL encoded by the coding sequence ATGAGTACGACGGGAAACGCCGTCCCGCGGACCGGCACATTCGAAAGCCTCGGGCTCTCCCCCGGCCAGGCGGCCCTCTACGCGGCCGCGCTCCGCCTCCACCGGGCCACCCCGGCCGAGCTCGCCGAGGCGGTCGACCGGCCCGCCGGCGACGTGCTCGACGCCCTCGACACCCTCGTACGACTCGGCGCGGTCGACCGGCGGCGGGAGGAGGTCGTCGCGCGGCATCCGGCCGCGGTGATCGGCCGGCTGGTCGCGGAACGGCTGGACCGCATGGCCCTGGAGAGCCGGCGGCTCGACGAGATGATCGCGGCGGCCGGGCGCCTGGCCCGCCACTACGACACCGGGCGCGACTGGCGGGGCGGGGGGTTGCCGGTCGAGCGGGTGAGCGGCGCCGGCGCGCTCTACGAGGGCGTCATCGGCCACGCCCTGAAGGCGCCTCCCGCCGATCTCGTCATGGCGGTCCCGGACCACCGCACCGTGGTGCGGTTCGCGAACACCCACGGCGCGCAGTGGATCCGGGCCGCCGCGGACGGCGTCGTGCGGTTGCGCGCGATCGTCCCGCACGCCGCACTGTCGTCGCCCGCCGTACGGGAGATGTATGAACGGTTCACGGCGGCGGGCGCGAATCTGCGCGCGCTCGACGATGTGCCGAGCTGGTTCCTCGCGCTCGGCGACGGCACCGCCTGGCTGCCGGTCCAGTGGGGTGTCCCCCTGCCCGACAACGCCTACAACTGCTGCGTCGTCCACGCCCCGGCGGCGGCGGGAGCCCTGCGCGCCCTGTTCGGGGAGCTGTGGGCCCGGGCCGCCCCGATCTCCCCGCGCAGCGGCGCCCGGCAGGTGCTGCGACTCGCCGCGCAGGGGCTTTCCGACGACGCCGTCGCCCGCCGTCTCGGCGTGTCCGTGCGCACGGTGCGGGCCAGGTTCGCCGAGGCGATGGCGGAGCTGGGCACCCAGTCACGCTTCCACGCCGGGGTCGAGGCCGCCCGCCGCGGCTGGCTGTGA